The proteins below are encoded in one region of Dioscorea cayenensis subsp. rotundata cultivar TDr96_F1 chromosome 18, TDr96_F1_v2_PseudoChromosome.rev07_lg8_w22 25.fasta, whole genome shotgun sequence:
- the LOC120282334 gene encoding NF-kappa-B-activating protein — translation MGRSQRRLSSTVEVPGRDADSDDRRRHRENHPISRSPSPLPRSRSPDYRRWSPYNDRPSRYSKPSRRYDDGAPSDEDLQGLSFFEARRIKRIRLRKNRYRCLWRVTPSPPRAEWEEPQSEFSDDPDAVVKEEEEEEKRERSRSRGSVDESASDTENSGSDSESESPSPRKRRDRRRRTRTTKRRSRKESSSEMDSGSESESSYESFSEEEDRKRKKRSRRSRSSKKSSGRKSSRKRRLTSSDESEELEKKRLSKGIKKSKRPKSESPGESDEEAQPIESSIKMPEIDPEALMFKEMIESQKKPALENEPFVGPAPLPRAEGHISYGGALRPGEGDAIAQYVQQGKRIPRRGEVGLSAEEIQKFESLGYVMSGSRHQRMNAIRIRKENQVYSAEDKRALAMFNYEEKAKREHKVMADLHRLVQRHIGQDMGPTHDPFAPKASDAADS, via the coding sequence ATGGGACGAAGCCAACGGAGGCTCTCCTCCACCGTCGAGGTCCCAGGCCGTGATGCCGACTCCGACGACCGCCGGCGGCACCGTGAGAACCACCCTATATCCCGATCCCCTTCTCCTCTGCCGCGCTCTCGCAGCCCCGACTACCGTCGTTGGTCCCCGTACAATGATCGGCCGTCTCGCTATTCCAAGCCTTCCCGACGCTACGACGATGGAGCTCCCAGCGATGAGGATCTCCAGGGCTTGAGCTTCTTCGAGGCTCGCCGCATCAAGCGCATCCGGCTTAGGAAGAATCGGTACAGGTGCTTATGGCGTGTGACTCCTAGCCCTCCTCGCGCGGAATGGGAGGAGCCGCAATCGGAGTTTTCGGATGATCCTGATGCTGTGGtgaaagaggaggaggaggaggagaagcggGAGAGATCTAGATCTCGTGGATCGGTTGATGAGAGTGCATCGGATACGGAGAATTCTGGTTCTGATTCTGAGAGTGAGAGCCCGTCGCCGAGGAAGCGCAGGGATAGAAGGAGGCGGACGAGGACGACAAAGAGGAGGAGCAGGAAGGAAAGCTCATCGGAGATGGATTCAGGGTCGGAGTCCGAAAGTTCATATGAGTCTTTCAGCGAGGAAGAGGATAGAAAACGCAAGAAAAGGAGTCGGAGATCGAGATCGAGCAAGAAGAGCAGTGGGAGAAAGAGTTCGCGGAAGAGGAGATTGACTAGCTCTGATGAGAGTGAGgaattggagaagaagaggttaTCCAAGGGGATCAAGAAGAGCAAGAGGCCGAAATCAGAGAGCCCTGGGGAATCAGATGAGGAAGCTCAGCCCATAGAGAGTAGTATCAAGATGCCTGAAATTGATCCAGAAGCTCTCATGTTCAAGGAGATGATTGAGTCCCAAAAAAAGCCGGCTTTGGAGAATGAACCTTTTGTTGGTCCAGCACCGTTGCCTCGTGCTGAGGGGCATATAAGCTATGGTGGTGCTTTGCGGCCTGGTGAGGGAGACGCCATTGCTCAGTATGTGCAGCAAGGGAAGCGTATTCCAAGGAGAGGAGAGGTTGGTTTATCTGCTGAAGAAATTCAGAAGTTCGAGAGTTTGGGGTATGTGATGAGTGGGAGCAGGCATCAAAGGATGAATGCTATTCGTATTAGGAAAGAAAACCAGGTTTATAGTGCTGAGGATAAGCGTGCATTGGCTATGTTCAATTATGAAGAAAAGGCAAAACGAGAGCACAAAGTCATGGCTGACCTGCACCGGTTGGTGCAACGACACATTGGGCAGGACATGGGTCCGACGCATGATCCTTTTGCACCAAAGGCTTCTGACGCGGCAGATTCTTGA
- the LOC120282205 gene encoding exosome complex component RRP4 homolog: MRDLQVSFSQTQRVRFQSALQQLKDLSPGSGPAATVVVADSIPVNLEDSVLKGHGTAESDGQLVATVCGVVERVNKLVYVRPFRARYKPEIGDIIVGRVIEVAPKRWRLEINFSQDAVLMLSSMNLPDGIQRRRTAVDELNMRSIFEEDDVICAEVRGFQHDGSLQLQARSQKYGKLERGQLLTVPPYLVKRRKQHFHHLEDDGVDLIVGCNGYIWVGEHLETGENVMLEDQDNHMEKDGKSNLKLKGDQDEEGTFTSVETRRSICRIANAIRLLSALGFTLSLEAIIDTVELSFASNISVKDMLAAEFYVQTAEREVERRVSKLRKKA; the protein is encoded by the exons ATGAGAGATCTCCAGGTCTCGTTCAGCCAAACCCAGCGTGTGCGCTTCCAATCGGCTCTCCAGCAGCTCAAGGACCTCTCTCCTGGCTCCGGCCCCGCCGCCACCGTCGTCGTCGCTGACTCCATACCTGTCAACCTCGAGGACAGCGTTCTCAA GGGTCATGGAACGGCGGAGTCTGACGGGCAGCTTGTGGCTACTGTCTGCGGTGTTGTTGAGCGAGTGAACAAACTTGTCTATGTCCGTCCTTTCAGAGCCAG GTACAAGCCGGAAATTGGAGATATTATCGTTGGGCGCGTTATTGAG GTTGCTCCAAAGCGTTGGAGATTGGAGATAAATTTCAGTCAGGATGCAGTATTGATGCTTTCATCTATGAACTTACCTGATGGTATTCAG AGACGGAGAACTGCAGTTGATGAACTGAATATGCGAAGcatctttgaagaagatgatgttaTTTGT GCTGAAGTTCGTGGATTTCAACATGATGGAAGTTTACAACTTCAAGCAAGAAGCCAGAAATATGGAAAG CTCGAGAGAGGTCAGTTGCTTACAGTGCCTCCATATCTGGTTAAACGGCGCAAACAACATTTCCACCATCTCGAAGATGACGGGGTTGACTTGATTGTTGGATGTAATGGATATATCTGGGTGGGTGAACACCTCGAGACTGGGGAAAATGTCATGCTAGAAGACCAAGATAACCATATGGAGAAAGATGGCAAGTCGAATCTAAAACTAAAGGGTGATCAAGATGAAGAGGGAACATTCACCTCAGTGGAAACAAGACGCAGTATATGCCGTATCGCAAATGCAATTCGGTTATTGTCGGCTTTGGGTTTCACACTCTCCCTTGAAGCAATCATTGACACTGTTGAATTGAGTTTTGCATCAAATATCAGTGTAAAAGACATGCTTGCGGCCGAGTTCTATGTTCAGACAGCAGAGAGGGAGGTCGAACGTCGAGTTTCTAAGTTAAGAAAGAAGGCTTAG
- the LOC120282210 gene encoding THO complex subunit 5A: protein MEIDDEAAPKPTPHELLEECRTAMEEIAAKMFFTKKESLPKSDLRDLVTQMSLLFITLRQVNRTILLEEDRIKSETDRAKAPVDFTTLQLHNLMYEKNHYLKAIKACKDFRSKHQDIELVPEEEFFRSAPEDIKGKVLASDGAHDLMLKRLNFELFQRKELCKLREKLEQQKRSLVDTINSRKKFLSSLPSHLKSLKKASLPVQQQLGILHSKKQKQFQAAELLPPPLYIIYSQLLAQKEAFGERIEIEILGSVKDAHSFALQQANNDNGTVTNGENNRLEDGLDEDEDTQRRRKRSKKNVVKDGNDQAGVHQFHPLKIILCIYDDETLEDKALKLVNLRFEYSVKLNVVYVGVEDVEEGLDDDILCNLFPDDTGLTLPHQTALYAGGSVVFGERRKSYPYKWAQHLAGMDILPEAPPLQASSVTSNKTRQVSNGHSGLSLYRHQNRVQTVLQKIRSRKKAQMALVEQLSALRKLKWPFISYKNVPWALHTPYCTLHQWSLAGISDGSSSGVAVEQIIDPAGSDMDRRSAASWDEAEGAREDGELPLAVTVASSAEKPKTTSSSGFSDLEHSRSFSLLAKNLTPKKIKSQHLLVHKDEDDLELMIDSESDVEEQVLDQETEILRTGSEKPWEDFAAREFHLVLTRKDKTEQIVMLEAKVKISIEYPLRPPLFQLKLSGDDRQGSWHNELRAMEAEVNLHILRHLPLDYENYILAHQVHCLAMLFDFQFESRPDKRKSSVIDVGLCEPVSGSIVSRSFRGRDRRKIISWKGIGCTLGYPY from the exons ATGGAGATCGACGACGAGGCGGCGCCGAAGCCAACGCCTCACGAGCTTCTCGAGGAGTGCCGGACGGCAATGGAGGAGATCGCTGCCAAGATGTTCTTCACCAAGAAGGAGTCCCTCCCCAAATCCGACCTCCGCGATCTCGTCACCCAGATGTCACTCCTCTTCATCACCCTTCGCCAG GTTAATCGAACGATATTACTCGAAGAGGATCGGATTAAGTCGGAGACTGATCGTGCGAAAGCGCCAGTGGATTTCACGACGCTGCAGCTCCACAATTTGATGTATGAGAAGAACCATTACTTGAAAGCCATTAAAGCTTGCAAGGATTTTAGGTCGAAGCATCAGGACATTGAGCTTGTTCCTGAGGAGGAGTTCTTCCGCAGTGCTCCTGAAGATATCAAGGGCAAAGTTTTGGCCAGTGATGGTGCTCATGACTTGATGCTGAAGAGACTCAATTTCGAGCTTTTTCAG CGAAAAGAACTCTGCAAACTTCGTGAGAAATTGGAGCAACAAAAAAGGAGCCTTGTGGACACAATTAACAGCCGCAAAAAGTTCCTCTCTAGTCTCCCTTCACATCTGAAATCCTTAAAGAAGGCCTCGTTGCCTGTCCAGCAGCAACTAGGGATTTTgcattcaaagaaacaaaagcagTTTCAAGCCGCAGAGTTACTCCCACCTCCTCTTTACATAATTTACTCACAGTTATTAGCTCAAAAAGAAGCTTTTGGGGAGAGaattgaaattgagatcctAGGAAGTGTAAAAGATGCTCATTCTTTTGCCCTACAACAAGCAAATAATGACAATG GTACAGTGACAAATGGGGAGAACAATAGATTGGAGGATGGACTTGATGAAGATGAGGATACACAGAGACGAAGAAAGAGATCAAAGAAAAATGTTGTTAAGGATGGTAATGATCAGGCAGGTGTCCATCAGTTCCATCCATTGAAGATAATTCTCTGCATATATGATGATGAGACTCTTGAAGATAAGGCTTTAAAGTTGGTTAATCTGAGGTTTGAATACtctgtgaagctgaatgttgtCTATGTTGGagttgaagatgttgaagaaggttTGGATGATGAtatcttgtgcaacttgtttcCAGATGACACTGGGCTCACACTACCTCATCAG ACTGCACTTTATGCTGGGGGTTCTGTTGTATTTGGTGAGAGGAGAAAATCATATCCATACAAGTGGGCACAGCATTTAGCTGGGATGGATATTTTGCCAGAGGCTCCTCCTTTGCAAGCTTCCAGTGTAACTTCTAATAAAACACGACAGGTTTCTAATGGCCATTCTGGGCTTTCCCTTTATCGTCATCAAAACCGTGTACAGACAGTTTTGCAAAAGATCCGCTCTAGAAAAAAGGCTCAGATGGCTCTTGT GGAGCAGCTCAGTGCCTTGAGGAAGCTCAAATGGCCTTTCATTTCATACAAAAATGTTCCATGGGCCCTTCACACCCCTTATTGTACTTTGCATCAATGGTCACTGGCAGGGATATCTGATGGTTCATCTTCTGGTGTTGCTGTAGAACAAATTATAGATCCTGCAGGCTCTGATATGGATAGGAGATCTGCTGCGTCATGGGATGAAGCAGAGGGTGCAAGGGAAGATGGTGAGCTTCCATTAGCAGTCACGGTTGCCTCATCAGCAGAGAAACCAAAAACTACATCTTCAAGTGGGTTTTCCGATCTTGAACATTCTAGAAGCTTTTCTTTGCTTGCAAAGAATTTGACTCCTAAGAAGATCAAATCTCAACACTTGCTTGTGCATAAAGATGAGGATGATTTAGAACTTATGATTGACAGTGAGAGTGATGTAGAAGAGCAAGTGTTAGACCAAGAAACTGAAATTTTAAGGACAGGTAGTGAGAAACCTTGGGAAGACTTCGCTGCAAGGgaatttcatttggttttgacAAGAAAGGATAAAACTGAGCAGATTGTCATGTTGGAAGCCAag GTGAAAATCAGCATTGAGTATCCTCTGAGGCCTCCTCTTTTCCAATTAAAATTATCGGGAGATGATCGCCAAGGTTCATGGCACAATGAACTTCGTGCTATGGAAGCAGAG GTAAATCTTCATATTCTCAGGCATCTGCCACTAGATTATGAAAATTACATCTTAGCTCACCAAGTCCACTGCTTAGCTATGCTCTTTGATTTTCAATTCGAGTCACGTCCTGATAAAAGAAAGAGTTCTGTAATTGATGTCGGACTATGTGAACCAGTTAGTGGAAGTATTGTCAGCAGATCTTTTAGAGGAAGAGATCGAAGAAAAATCATTTCTTGGAAGGGAATTGGATGCACTCTTGGATATCCATACTAG